CGCTCTGGGTGCCCACTCCCCCCGGCCCAGGCCGTGAGCAGGCCTCGGCTTCGGTGCAGGGCACGAGCTGCAGGCTTTGGCGAAGAGTTTTAATGGCAGTTGGCTGCAGCGACAGTGCCACACGGGAGGGGCCAGAAGCTGTGGTGGGCAGGGGTTAGCGGGCAGCAGGGCAGGGCCAGATCCCCGAAGCAGCAGTGAGCAGGgaccggcgggcgggcgggcgggcgggcgctaCATGATGGAGCAGGCAGACAGCGGGTTCCGCGCGTGGCACGTGCACGCAGCCCCGCAGTACTGCCGGAAGGTCTGGTAGCAGCTGCCCTCGGGCTCGCCACCCCACTGGCCACCCGACGGGGCGGTCAGTGCCTCAGGCGGCAGGCGGCTCAGGATGGACGTGTTGATGGCCAGCGCAGCCAGGCCGTAGTCAGTGAAGAGCACAGTCTCACGGCGGCAGGTGGGACAGGAGATGAACTTGTACTTGGGGCAGGACTCGTAGAGAATCTGCAGGCACTGCTCACACACAGAGTGCAGGCAGGACAGCACGCGGGGCCGCCTCTGCGTGGCGTTGTACGTGTGCCCGCACGTCGGGCACTCCAGAGGCTCTCCCGCAGCTGCGGCCACCGCTGCCGCAGGGGCCCCCGGGGCCGCAGGGCCGGGTCGGATCACGTACTGGTTCACGATGACCTCGTCCGCCGGCGCCACCCGGGGGAAGCCCAGCTCACCGCTGCCCTTGCGGGGCCGCCGTGGCAGAGGCGGGGTGCAGGGCGCCCCTTCCAGGACGGGCATGTCCCCCCCACAGGCCTGGTTGACGATGATCTCTGTGTCTGAGGGCCAGGCTCGCTTGGGTGCCAGAGCCGGGGCGGGCCGGGGCGCAGGTGGGAAGCAGGGGGCGGCCGCCTGCAGCTCAGGGAACTTCTCAGGGTGGACCATCTTCATGGCCTCCATCTTGAGGATGACATGGGGGCCCTTCAGGCAGGACATGAGGAAGCCTGGCCAGCCACCGCCCGCCTCGGGCCCTGGGTCAGCCGGCATCCGGCTGTCTCCAGTCAGACTGGGTGCTCGGGTAGCGGGGGGAGTTGGGTGGGGCCGGGGGGGCAGTGAGGGGACAGCATCCTGGTTGCCCTGTGGACTCCTGGGGGAGGCGGGCAAAAGCTTGGGGGGAAGGGCCCCCCCCAGCGGCCACAGTGGCTTCTCAGGTCCGGTCCgcgggggaggaggaaggggcgggggaggaggagaggggcagggggGTGTGGGCGGCTGCCCTGGGCCAGAGGTCGGGCCCAGGGGCTCACCCAGGGTCTCTGGCCTCTGAGGCTGGCCAGGGGGCGTTGCAGGAGGTCCCCCTGCAGCCGAGATCAGCCGTCCCGGGGCCCGGACATCCGGGCAGGCAGGGGCTAGGTGGGCCCCATGGCTCCAGGACAGGGCGCCCAGGGAAGGCAGCTAGCCTGAGCGCTGGCCGCCAAAGGACCCGGGCAGCAAGCTCGGGGTTGGCGGCGGAAGCACAGGAGAGGCCGGGGCTGGGCCGGAGCTGCAGGTGAGAGACGCCGTGAGGTCAGCACCTGGGCCCACCCTCACCCTGCACAAAAGACCGGGCGCCCGACCTCTGACCCCGACCCTCGCCAGACTCGGAACCCAGCCCCTTCCGCAGCCCATCGCGCCCGAGGCCCGACCTCTGCCCAGAAGTGGGGGCAGGCGAGAGAAGACCCCGCGCTGTCCCGCCCCGCCCGCACTCACCTGCCCCAGCCTGGCGTCCCCGGGCCGGGCCGCGCGCCGCCGCCTCCGCAGAGGTTGTCTCAAAGGCAGGCCTGGATGCGGCGCCCGAGCCTTGGCTCGGCGGCTCCGGAGGCTCCGGCGGCGACCTCGGGCGATGGCCGGGCCGCGGCGGCTCCCGGGGGCGTGGGGCGCGGGCGCGGGGCtcggcgcggcggcggcggcaggtgCGTGCGGAGCGTGGCGCGTTCTGCGGCGGAGGCGCGGGGACCGCAGTGCGCGCGGCGCCCGCAGCGCCACCCCCCGTCTGGGGACCCGCGCGGGGTCCGCGGGGCGGGGCCAGTGTCTCTGCCGCCCCTCGATCCGCTGCGGGCCTGGCGCCCGCTCTGGGGGTCGCCCGCCCCCCGCGGGCCCCGTGGGGGTCGGGATCCCCACAGCAGGCCCCCTCCCGTCTCCCCCACCTCCGGCACCGCCTGCTGACCCTGGGTCCTGGTCAAGCCCCCTGCCCGATTCTGGAAGGGAAGGAGTGCTCTGAGATCTCACAATaccagagggaggaaggggagagggagcccTAGGGTGGTCCCAGGAAAGCGGGCCCCGGGGCCCTCACCGTGAGACTGCCCTGTGTCCTCTGCAGAGGTAGGGTCTCTGTCAGTCCTTCCCCTCGGCCCCCAGAGAATGCCTCGGGCTGTTCCGGCTCACAGGTGCCCAGCTCAGGCCggctgagggcagaagagggtGAGCAGGGGTGGGCAAGCGCACATAGAAGGAGTGGGCGATGGAGGAACCCTGGCTGGGAGAGTGCTCCAAGGACAGGACGCTGGGCGGTGTAAGGGGCACGCAGCAGGTCAGACCGAGGGCAGGACAGGCCCCATGGGGCAACTCACGGAGGACACGCACCTACACGGACGGGCGGGGGAGCCTTTCCGGCGCCTAGCAGGTCACGGGTCATCACACAGCCTTGTGCTAACCTGGCCCCACCCAGCAAGGCCCCATTCCTTTCTGCTTCTTCCTTGGGCCAGACTTCCTGCCCCCCAGGATACACCCTCTGCCTGTGAGGAGCTGTCAGGTGAGAGGGAGGGCAGGGAACTGAGGTGGCCTGGGCCTCCAGAGTGCCTTTCTTTAACCTGCCGTGGCCACGACGTGGCTTGCCGGCGTTCCTTTGACCAGCACTGCTTCTGACCCTGGACAGACCCAGCCCCTCTGGCCACAGCTGCTCTGCTCTGTTACAGGCCAGAGTGCCCCTAGCTATAGCCCTAAGCCCAGCTCCTGCAGGGCAGCAGAGCCCAGCGCGGTCGGCATTCCTGACGAAGGGCCCCACGTGGCAGGAGGCTGGAAAGGTGTTCTGGGCCCACAGGCCCGACTTTGCTCTCTCTGAGGCCTCAGTCTAGTGCCTGACCTTCAGTGCCACCCACCGCTCGAGTGTGAGAGCTGTGCACGTGAGCAGGTGCCCAAGGAAGGGGCAGCGAGGGGCCCTGGCCCGAAAGCcgggaaactgaggcagcctcGGCCAGGGGAGGGCTGGAGGGCCAGCCGCTCTGCTCAGCCCCCTCCTGCCCCAACTCGAGGCCCCGCCCCGTGCCCGAGGCCCCGCCCCTGGGctgaggccccgccccgcccgggccCGGAAGCGCAGCGCCGGGGCGGCCCAAGCCCGGGTCTGGCGGGAAGGGGCCGGCTGACCCCGAGCCTGGTCTTTGGGAAAATCCTCGAGCGCGGAGGCTTCTGGGGACTACAGTCCGCACCAGCCGCCGGCTTCCTTCCAGGCCAGGTTTGCGCACGCGCCGGCCCCCGCCCCTCCGCCGAGGCGGACGCCGTGGGGCGGCGGGTGGGGCCCGCGGAGCCTGCGCGGTGGGCTCTGACCTGCACGTTGGGCCGTGCGCGGTGGGCTTGCGCCGTCGGCCCCCCGATTCCGGCTCTGGCCCGGTTCCCCCCGCATCCGGTGCCGCATCGGTAGAGCTTGTGCCCAGACCGGTCTGACTGGCCCCACACCGGCCGCGCGGGTCAGCTGGCCTCTGGGCCACGTCTGATTGGACGCTGCCCTTCCCGGaggcgcccccccacccccaccccgcgccGCCCCGAGCGCGAAGGACGAGGGGATGCGGGCCCAGCCGCCCCAGGCGGAGCTCGGCAGTGCCTGGCCCTGCGCCGAGAGCGCATGTCCACTGTGACCCCGCACACAGCGACCCCAGGGCATGGCAGGCGCCAAGCGCCACCTAGGACTTGaagctgggggaggtgggagggccaAGGATGGGGGCCCTGAGAGACGGAGGGGCTGTCCACAGGACCCCCGACCAGAGCAAAACTGTAGTCAGAAATGAGCAGGAAACGCCACGTGTGTATGAAACTCATGTTGCCAATAGAGAGATAAGTAAGTTTTATCGGCAAAGGTATGCAAACCAAACATTTTTTATCAGTGAGAAATACCGTAAACCTCCGAGCAGAGCAGCGTGCTCACTAATGCCCTGGTTTCTCCCTGCGGGGAAGAGGCTCGGGTCACTGTGCAGGCCTCTCCCTCCACTTCAAAGCAGTGGCTTTGAGACTGTGGGTGATAGCCAGGCCCCAGACCATCTGCGGGCCTGACCCAGGCTCCTGTCCTGCATTCCGGTGACCTGCCAGCTCCCTGAGGGCCAGGACATGCCCCAGATGGGTCAAGGCTGAATCAGCCAGGCTGGCAGGGTCCCCGGGAACCCAGGCCTGGCCACCGCCCATCCAGGAAAGGAAGGGTGGGTGGCCGCTGTGCTGGAGGAGCTGGGGCCTCCTGGCATCTTGGGAACCCCGTCTTTGAGCCCCGCCCaaggccccacccctccccaggagGGAAAAGGCAGCTACCGGAGGCTCAGCTCACAGGCGCAGGGACCTGGGCAAGAGGACAGCTCGCTGCCACCACCACTCCAGGTGGGTCCTGGGCTGAGGGACTTCCCCATCTGCGGTAGGACCAGCTTAGCTGTGTcttccagccccccacccccgctccgcTTCCAGCTCCATCACAAGGCCCTGCCACTCAGGGAGGGTGGAGGACACCTGGGGACAGCTGAGAGATGCTGTCCCTCACGGTCCCTGCACTCTGCcatcttgcacacacacacacacacaggccttgCACACTCAGGCGCTTTCACGACCTGGCTTACCTTGGGATGCAGCTGTTGCCCTCCACAGAGCTGACTTTGTCTCCTTTGCTCACCTTTGCCAGGCAGGGCCATGGACCCCCATGAGACGCTCGTCAAGAACCCATATGCCCACATAAGCATCCCGAGGGCTCACCTGCGGCCTGATCTGGGACAGCAGCTGAAGGCGGGCCCATCCTCTGCAGAGTCGCAGCCTCTGCCCGTGAGGTCCTGCACcctggagcctctggaggaggcCCCGGGGCCCAAGGGCGCCAAGGGGGCTGCCTCCATCCAGGGCCAGCTGGCCTGTCAGCAGCCCTGCAAGCCCTGTGGCAGCGGGCAGCGCCCAGCAGGGCTGGCCTACGCCGGCCCGCCGCCCGCCCAGCGCGGCGACGACATTGCCCATCACTGCTGGTGCTgcccctgctgctcctgctgccacTGCCCCCGCTTCTGCCGctgccacagctgctgctgcGTCGTCTCCTAGCCGGCCCCTGCTGGCCCCAAGGCCCGGCGACGCCAGCCGGCCTCTGCTCAGGCGGCTACGGCAAGGGCCTGGGCAGTTGGGACTGCCACTGTGGCGTCGCAGGCACTGGCCGCCCCCCTCCCTGGACAGCTGCAGCCAACCCACCGGGAAGGCCGACAGGCCAGCCCAGGGCCCTGGAACGGAGCCCTGGGCACTGCTCGTGCTGGGGACTCCCTTGACCACCTCTGCGAGGCCCAGGCCCAAGCAATAAAGCTGTGCGAGCTCCATCCTGGACACTTCTTCCTTGCCACTGTCCCCTTTGGGAGGGTCCCAGGCTAAACGCCACCAGAGACCGCCAGCCTCTGTGGGACAGTCACGGGCGGGGCAGCTTCAGGACAACATGACCTGCGGTCTCAGGTTGGCCCATGAGCTGGACAAGAAGGCCAGTTGGGGGCAGGTTAGACGGCAGGAAGATGCTGTGCGTGGAACCAGGTGCCGAGCCCAAGACAAGCTCCCAGAGGAGGGCCCGGTTGGCAGCACTGTGGTGGGTGGAACCAGCGCGGGCAGGTTTCCAGGGGTGggagcccagggcccagcacccGGCCCGGCCCACCCGTGAGTCACCGCCCTGCCTCGGCTGGTGCATCTTTCTGGTTTCCCACAGAACACCCCGGTCCCTGATGTCTGCTGTGTGCTGTTCCCCACTGCCCCGCCTCTGGGTCCCGGGCTCTGTGGAGGTGGGAACAGAGTGCTGGGCCAGACTCGTCTCCCAGCTGTCTGGGCAGCACGGCATGCCTGCGTGGGAGGCCGGGGGGGCACCGAGCCACTTGGGCCTGGGGTGAGGCAGGGAAGCGCATGTGCAGGGGGAGCATCCAGGCCAGCACCAGGTGCCTTGATGTTTCCGGGATGGGGCAGACAGCTGGAGGAGGCGAGCTGGCCTCACAGGACAGACGGGTCCCGGTGACAGCCCTCCCCGACCCCTGGTGACTGGCCGCGTGGCAGGACCGGTATCTGGGTGTGGGCAGACATGTCATTGACCTGACTACACGGGGACTCAGGCATGCCAGGTTCCCGGCCCCTGGCCCCTGGCTGGCCCCCACAGGAAGATGACCCCACCCGGGGCAGCCACAGAAACCTGTCCAACCAGCCCAGGAGGCCAAGGACTGCCAGAGTGGTGGGAGTGAGGAGGGGCCCTCTGGCCCTTGGCCTCTTCCAGCGGGGGAGGTTCTGGGGTCTGaccccctcccagccctccccgACACACCCCATCCTGCTATGCCACCAGGCTGGCCCTGGGGCCTCGGCCAGGTGTATGCCAGGGGGAGGTGGCCTCTGAAGGGGCGCCTGGGGCTTTCCATAGCGCCCTGTGCTGGGAGTTTCTGGGTGGTCTCTCTACTCCTGTGCTCACGGGCCTTCTCGTGGGGCTACCTTGTGATGGGAACACCGAGGGGATGAAAAGGCACCGCGACAGTTCAGCATGGACACGCACACAGTGACTGAGCCACGGGGTGGTGGGGCCCTTCAGGGCGCTGAGCTTGTGGGGGTCCTGGCaggtttcctggaggaggtgatgtctGAACCGAGTGCTGAAGAGCAGGCAGCACCCAGGTGGAAGCCAGAAAGCTTTCCTGTTGTGAGTGGCGGTCGAGTATGAGTGGGCGCAGATCCGGGTCGCAAGGCAGGAAGCTGGGCAGTGCTGCGCAgcgttgggggggggggtggggcaggcagagCAGGGGCATCTCCAGCCCAGTTGGCGGTGTTGGTGGATCCAGTTGCAAGCGCTTTGTGGCTGAAAGGGGAGCCCATGCAGCCCGCAGCCACCACCTGCCTCCCCGCTGACTGGTCCACGTTCAGCCAGTAACGTGAGCCCCAGGGAGGGAGCCCCAGGCGCCCCGGGTCCCCCCAGCCCGCCCCCGGCCACCCTAGATCTGGACACAGCCACCTGGCAGAGCAGACGCAGGTAAGACCTGGGGCTAGAGCAGGCGGCTGGGGGGTGGGTACGAGCCTGGGAGGGCGCCCAAGGGCCACCAAGACAGGACCGCAGGCCAGGGTGCTACCTGACTGGCAGTCACGAGGACTGAGGCTGTGCCCAGGCCCCGGTGTCGGGCAGCCCCACTGGCCACTGCCCACCTCCCAGGTCTGCAGAGGCCTGGATTCCTGTCCtctggggcagggggagcactTCCCGTGCGGAGCCTAAGCCCGGGGGATGCTTGCAGAGGCTATACCTTGCCACCTCCATATCCCTCCCCAGGATGCTGCTGCCGGAGGGGCACTCAGCCTCTGAAGAGGCTGCGGCCGCTGGGCCCCAGCGGGGTGACTGCATCGTCTGCTACTCGGCCTATGACCTCGCCGGGCACCTGCCCCGCCGCCTCTACTGCGGCCACACCGTCTGCCAGGCATGCGTGCGGCGGCTGGCCGCGCCGGCCCCTGAGCAGCGCTGGGTCCCCTGCCCGCAGTGCCGCCAGAGCACGCCCATGCCCCGTGGAGGGGTGGCCATGCTGGACCTCGACCTGGCTGCCTTCCTGGCCATCAGGGCCGGACGGGGGCCGTCTCGCCTGGAGCCGCAGCCCCCCAGGCCCTGCAAGGGCAGCCCCACTGTCACTcagcagccggccaggctcctccccGCGTCGGGCCTCCCGCCCCGCTTCCCCCAGCCCGGAGGCTGCTGCGCAGGCTGCCGCAGCCTCTGCTGGGATCCCTCAGGCAGCCCCCAGCTCTGAGCGCTGCTCAGCGCTGCCCCTCGGAAAGGAGCCTCGGCCTGCAGCACGAGGCACCGCCTTCCCGAAACAGCTCTGCGTGTTCGCCCTGGGGCCGCCACCTAAGGTCGTGAGCTATGCCCACAGTGCCGTGCGCCCCTGCAGGAGCTGGAATCCGGGCCAGGACCCCCAGGCCCCACGGTGGTCTGTGTGCACTGCGGGGCCGCTGCTGTCAGAGTCGCCTGCGAGCCCAGCCCAGGTCTGGACGCGGCTCAGAGGTGGCTCCTGAAAGGGTCTGGGGGCCAGTGTCCAGGCCTGGGCTGCAGGCTGGGGGGGCAGGCCCAGCAGAGGCCGCTCCTGGCCTGCTCGAGGAGGCCCCCTCCTTACAGAGCCCTGAGCCCAGCGGGAGGGTCTCTGCCTTCGCCCCCTGTGAAGCCCACCTGCTCAGTGCCCCCGGCTCCCGCCGTGACGGGTGCTGTTTGGGGAGGACAAGCATGGTGGCTGCATGGGGCCTCCAAGCCGGGGGGTGACCGCGAGGGGCGCTCATGACAGccgcccctccccaggcctgtgGCGTCCTCTGCCTTCCAGGGGCGGTCACACAGACCCTCAGAGGGACCAGAGACAGACCCCACAGGGCAGACTGCCACACGCCCACCCCGCGCGGGAAGGGGCTGCTGCTCAGGACCCCTGGAAGGGCTGAGGGGCCCGCCCCAGCCGTGGGAGGCAGGATGGGAGGGACGGGCCAAAGAATGTGCTGAGAGGACAGTCGGAAAGTTCCTCCTTCCCGGGGACAAAGTCCCCCAGCACCGGCGGTTGGTGGACAGCAGGCAGGGGCTCGAGACAGCAGCCGGCCGGGGCGGGGCTGGCCCCCGCGGGGCCACTCACCCTCCCCGCATCTCCGGAGCGGGAAGGGGCCCAACTCCAGAAAGAGGCACCTGTGAACGAGGGGGCCGGACTCAGCTGGGGAGAGAACCAGGTGGGCTCGGGTGCCAGGCTGAAGAGCAGCGTGGCCTCGGGTGGGCCCTCCTCCCACTTGCAGGAGGTCAGTGGCGCCCGTGACTGTGACCACTGCTGGCCACCTCTGGGGCTGCGCCGCTTGGGAGCTCTGCTAGGCCCGGCCCTGAACTGGATGACCTCGGGGGttgctgccctccctgcccacctggtgcaaagagcttcCTTCTGGCCATGTGACCGCAGCAGGACAGGCACAAGAAGGCCTGCAGAGACGAGGGTGGACTTCCCGAGGGGTCCCCAGGATGGCCGGCCAGAGTGTCAGCATCCCGCCTGCCGCAGGCGGCCAGCATGCAGCATCCTGTCATGTCCCTCAGACATCCACATGCGAGAGCCCAGCTCTGGGGGCCAGCAGCCCAGCCCTGCTCACCCCTGGGTGACGGTGGGGCCTGGAAGAGGCCGGCACCCAGGGCTGCGATGGTACCCCTGGGGGGCCCTTGGCTCCTTGGTAAACATTAATGGGCTCAGTACACGGCAGGTCATGTGTGCACCCAGCGGATCTTTGACCTGCAGCTGCTCTcggcctgtgtctcctccccgAAGGTGCCCCTCACTGCCCACACAGGTAGGAGCTTCTAGAACCAGGCGGGGGCCCAGGACACTGGGGTCAGGGCTGGGTGACTTCCAGGCCCAGGGCTTAGCGCCCACCTCACTCTCCAGCAGCTGAGGTTGAGAGACCAGCTTGGGGGCAGCCAGAGGGAGGGGTTACCGCAGGCTCCCCAGGACCTAGACCCTGGGGGTCCAGGCCCAGCAGGCTGAGGAAGGAGCCTTGAGGTGGGGGGGGCGTCAAGCCCCTTGTCCTGCTCCCCATCACTAGGAGTGGACCCTTATCGAGTGAAGACGTTGCTGTTTGGTACCAAATGCCAAAGTCCAAGCTGTGACCGTCTGCAGTGGTCTCTGTGACACCCAATAGGAGACACCCCGGAGTCCCGACCACTTCCAGCTACACC
This window of the Bubalus bubalis isolate 160015118507 breed Murrah chromosome 12, NDDB_SH_1, whole genome shotgun sequence genome carries:
- the LOC102405520 gene encoding RING finger protein 208, which produces MPADPGPEAGGGWPGFLMSCLKGPHVILKMEAMKMVHPEKFPELQAAAPCFPPAPRPAPALAPKRAWPSDTEIIVNQACGGDMPVLEGAPCTPPLPRRPRKGSGELGFPRVAPADEVIVNQYVIRPGPAAPGAPAAAVAAAAGEPLECPTCGHTYNATQRRPRVLSCLHSVCEQCLQILYESCPKYKFISCPTCRRETVLFTDYGLAALAINTSILSRLPPEALTAPSGGQWGGEPEGSCYQTFRQYCGAACTCHARNPLSACSIM
- the CYSRT1 gene encoding cysteine-rich tail protein 1, with translation MDPHETLVKNPYAHISIPRAHLRPDLGQQLKAGPSSAESQPLPVRSCTLEPLEEAPGPKGAKGAASIQGQLACQQPCKPCGSGQRPAGLAYAGPPPAQRGDDIAHHCWCCPCCSCCHCPRFCRCHSCCCVVS
- the RNF224 gene encoding RING finger protein 224, which produces MLLPEGHSASEEAAAAGPQRGDCIVCYSAYDLAGHLPRRLYCGHTVCQACVRRLAAPAPEQRWVPCPQCRQSTPMPRGGVAMLDLDLAAFLAIRAGRGPSRLEPQPPRPCKGSPTVTQQPARLLPASGLPPRFPQPGGCCAGCRSLCWDPSGSPQL